In the genome of Acaryochloris sp. CCMEE 5410, the window AAGCGATCGCAACTCAGTCTCTCTTGCAGTTGCTCAACCGTCGTAGATAAATTGAGAACATCTGGCCCAATCCGACTCAGAAAGGAATGGGCTTGAATCCCAGCCGCATCCAAGACATCAATATCTGATGCGCTGTAAAGGAGAGCGGATTTTCGATCGCAATGCAAAGCTAGCCGCAATTGTCGCTTGGTTTGGGGATAGTTGTAGGCTTTACGGATCATCCATTTGCCATAGAGCTGGTTATGGCTGTAGATGCTAAGTCCACAGCCAAAATGCATCAGCAGACCTTTACCCCGAGTTTCTACCTGTTGAATTTGACTGGCACCTAATTGAGCTTCGTATTTTTTTAGGTGGGGAAAGGCGAACCAGACTTCCTGTAGGGGTTGGTTTGCGATCGCACCTGCAATCCGATCCGCAGCACGTCTAATTTCAGGTCCTTCAGGCATGGAATCTACAACAACAAAGAAATACTATCTCAGAAAGATAATGCAATATGCAGTTAAGCTGGTGTAAGAATTTATAACCTAGTAAAACCATTTCGATAAAAAAACATCTACATATCAATTTCTCAAATGAGGCTGACGAGATCAATCTAAATCAACTAAATATGAAGAAGAGTGCGTCTATTCTTTTCACACTAATACTTTCTTTAGCCATACAAAGTTGTAGGGACATTATTTACTCAAAGCCTGAAATCCTTCAGCGAGAAAACAAAAGCCTGATCAAAAACCCTGCACTCAACTCCGCAATTGAAACATATATAGATAAACATTATTCAGAAATAATTCGAATCAGGAACTATAATCCTGACCGTGTAAGAAGAGTATTCTGCATACATCACACAGTTTATGTTGAAACAGCTGTATCAACATCCAATTCAATCACAGCCTATCTTAAACTGACCTGCGCTGAACCTGGAGACTCCTCACCTCAAGGAAAGGCATTATCGAACTTTCGATCACTCAATTCAAAAGCAAACCTTCAGAAATATCCGAAGCAAGAGAAATTCAAAGTTATTTCGCAAGAAACACCTCGTGAAACACCTTTCTATTCAGAAGACTTAAATCGGATTATTAGTAACAATGAGGCGCTAAATCGCCTTCAGAATTCAAAATTCTCCCAAAAAGAAGATAGCAAAGCAATCGCTTCGAAAGCTACAGCTTTTTATAAGAAGTCTCAAGACTGTCAAGAATCCCGGAATAAATTTAAAAAGCCGTAGTATGCAGTTCTTCTGGGTCGAGATGAGCATGAACCACTTGGCCATCTCGGAACCACACCACTCGCTGGGTGGTACGCGCCACTTCTGGCTCATGGGTCACCATCACCACCGTCATACCACTGGCGTTTAAGGTTGAGAAAATATCCAGAATCTCGTTTGTTGTTTTGGTATCCAACGCCCCCGTGGGTTCATCCGCCAGCAGCAAAACAGGCTCATTCACAATGGCTCGGGCAATCGCCACCCGCTGTTGTTGCCCACCAGAAAGTTGAGTCGGTTTATTATGAATGCGATCGCCCAATCCAACGCGTTCTAGTGCAGCCTTACCCCGCTCCCGTCGCTCTTTAACCGGCACATTGGCATAAACCATGGGCAGCATGACATTCTCCAGGGCACTGACCTGACTCAGCAAATGAAACTGCTGAAAGACAAACCCAAGCTTGCGATTGCGGACCAGGGCCAGCTCAGTATCAGAAAGCTGAGCCACATCCACTCCATCCAGGAAATATTTGCCGGACGTGGGCCTGTCCAGACAGCCAATCATATTCATCATGGTCGATTTGCCGGATCCAGAAGCCCCCATAATCGAGCAGTATTCACCAGGGTTGACCACCAGATCCACCCCATCTAAGGCCCGGACTTCCGTTTCGCCTGCACCATAGACCTTAGTGATTGACTCTAGGCGAATAATGGCCTGTTCTGGATTCCCTTTTGTCAGGGACTGAGCTTGCGGCTGTGTAGAAGTCATAGTCTTATTCTTCCCTTAAGCACTACGCAGAGCCACAATTGGATCAAGCTGAGCCGCCCGTCGAGCGGGGACAACGCCAAAGAACAGCCCAATGCCCCCCGAAACACTCACAGCCAATATCACAGCCGGGATGGAAATACCTGTTTCTAAAGGGGTAAGACTGCCTACCATTACCGTGCCACCCACACCCACAAAAGTGCCAATCATGCCGCCCAC includes:
- the nei gene encoding endonuclease VIII codes for the protein MPEGPEIRRAADRIAGAIANQPLQEVWFAFPHLKKYEAQLGASQIQQVETRGKGLLMHFGCGLSIYSHNQLYGKWMIRKAYNYPQTKRQLRLALHCDRKSALLYSASDIDVLDAAGIQAHSFLSRIGPDVLNLSTTVEQLQERLSCDRFRRRRLTTLLLDQHFLAGLGNYLRSEILFVARVHPSLRPVDCTDEQLEKLAEAALALPRQSYETGGITNDIAWAAKLKSQGFARRVYRHWVFARAGQFCWVCATPIVKDAQGGRRYYYCPQCQGE
- a CDS encoding ABC transporter ATP-binding protein is translated as MTSTQPQAQSLTKGNPEQAIIRLESITKVYGAGETEVRALDGVDLVVNPGEYCSIMGASGSGKSTMMNMIGCLDRPTSGKYFLDGVDVAQLSDTELALVRNRKLGFVFQQFHLLSQVSALENVMLPMVYANVPVKERRERGKAALERVGLGDRIHNKPTQLSGGQQQRVAIARAIVNEPVLLLADEPTGALDTKTTNEILDIFSTLNASGMTVVMVTHEPEVARTTQRVVWFRDGQVVHAHLDPEELHTTAF